The nucleotide sequence attccaaaaagaaaaaaatattggtCAAACGTATTATCATGGCCGATAATAAATCAAAGTTGGAGCAATAGGTTTGTATAAGGGACTATGGATGTATATAGAAATgagaagataaagaaaaaaatacctCAAGTTGAACCCATTGTCATATATTTCTGAAGACTTTGGGATAAACAATATTCTCTATATTGCTAGTGTTTTCATCATGAgcaattaaaattttcaaatcttttttatttgtgACTCTTGAGATGGCAACATAAAGTTGGCCATGTGTAAAAACTGGTTTTTCCAGTAGCAATCTGACGTGGTCCAACGATTGTCCttgacttttgtttattgtcattGCATAAGATAGCATAACAGAAAATTGTCTCATTTGAAATCTAAATGGTATCCTTACATTTGATGGTGTGAATGTCATTCTAGGAAATGAAGAGCTTATCAAGACAGTGATTAGAATTCAACAACTTTGCCTTGATAACTTTATCCCCAAGTCTTGTAATTTATCAACCTGGTACCGTTGCAAAGCCTTGATGAGTGATCAATGTTTCTGATAAGCATAACAGGACAACTGACCTTtagcttcaattcatgatttggaAGCTCTGAGCACCTAAGTGTTGCTAAAAATTATGGTGTGTGGATGCCTTCAATTTCATTGTTACCTCCTTCAGACAGAGACTTATTGGAACTAACATAGGTCCTGCATTGATTGTTGTTCATTGCAGTCATGTAATCATTTACCTCATCTACAACATGAATTGTAGGAACTAAAATAGCTCGACTTTTCAAGTAGCTTTCGTTAGCTATGTCAGCAATGTAATCAGAATAGATTGCTTCAATCATTGCCTGTATAGGATCATTATAATTAGTGATAAGCAATTCAGGAGGTATGTTAATCATGTTGCATCCATCACATGTTCCTTCAGATGTTCCATTGCCGACCTGAAGAATCCATTCAGCAAATTGCTTTAAATCTTCTGCCGGAGTATCTGTAGTCATACATTGTAGTCGCATGTTTACAGTGAGCTTTAATATTTCACAATGCTGCCATAGATATGATGAGTTTAAACACGCATTTACAATGTTTTGTCTTGTTCGTTTTGGGATCACTGGTAAGATTTGTCTAAAATCCCCACTGAAAACAATTGTTTTTCCCCCAAAAGGCAATTTTCGATTCTGATCATATTTGAACCTCATCAAATCTCTCATTTTCTTATCCAGTGCCTCGAAGCAAAATTTGCTCATCATAGGAGCTTCGTCCCAAATTTTGAGCTTAGCTGTTATAATCAATTATGCTAACGGACTTCCTTGCTTGATGTTGCAAGTTGAGAACTCATCTGGAGTTAATGGTATGGCAAACCTAGAATGTGCAGTCTGACCTCTAGGTAGCAATAAAGAGGCAATGTCGCTAGATGCAACAGTTAAGACTATTTGTCCCTTTGATCTTAGTGCCGAAGCTAAAGTTTTCCAAAGGAAAGTCTTTCCTGTACCTCCGTGGccatacaaaaaaaaatacacgTCCATGTTGACTTTCTGCAGTGTTGATGATCTTATCATAAACCTTTCTTTGCTCTGCAGTAAATTGGAGAGGCACTCAGTGTGTTGCTTTTCTAATGTAATACGATCATAATTTAACTCATCAAAGATCATTTTGTTTCGGGTTCTGAGATGGTCAGTATCTCCTGATGGAAATGGCATAGTCGGGTAATCTCGTAAGCTTTTTCTGTTACTGTTCAAGATTTGCTCGATCTCAATCAACGTTAGATTCTTTAATTCTTCATCACTCAAAGCTAGATCTGAAATGTTGAGAAGGTAAAAATGTCATTTACTATTGTACACAAAAATTGATTATGGATAAAAGAAAGACAACAAAAATATATAGGCAacattttaaagattttaaatttaattaaaaagatatttattaTAATCGTTTGCTTACTATATAGGCCAAACATGGCTCTATGATCATGCAAAATTCCATTACTCAATAGCATGGCTGTTTTTTCCCAAACAGCTTCGGGGCGCACCATTGAGTTAGACCACAATAGAGTCACAAACAACTTTCGCAAATAATGACCCGAGCCCCAATGACTTGCTTCCTCAATAGCATCAACGTATTCTTTGTCGTCATCAAGCAAGTCGCGTGCATAGCATGCATCTTGAAATGATGAGTAAATAACATCATTGTAAGTTCGAATGTCTGCATAATTTGTTGGTCCCTTTACAATATTTAACAACAACCTTAAATAATAGAGCTCACCATATGATGGTGGAACAAAGATCATCCTTCCAATGACTTGATGACTTTTCCTGGGTGCCCAATCTCTAGGTGACGATTTCCAAACAAACTTGCTTGGAAACTCATTGTAGGTTAGTTCTCTAGCTATAGCATATTCTTTGTTAGCTATAAACCAAGCTAGAAACATGGACTCTTTAATAGTCGCCTTTGCAACTACCTCAAGTAATGATTCGTCATCTGTAAAGACAACAGGTTGTTGATCTGGAAAATGAAAGCTAAGCCTTTCCATGGATGGATTCTTGTAGTGAATGTCATAGGAAAATATCTTCCAAGCAGCTTCACAGGGAGATATATATCGGCAATCGTAAAACATTTTCACTTCATCAACTTCTTTAGTTGATTTTTCATTGGTGGAGTTTGCGCAAAAGGAGGCTGTGACACGATCACTCCCTTTGTTTACATATTTGAATAAATACTTAATAGATCTTGACTGGTTACACCATTCGACATTAATGTGAGCACGGTACTTTGGTAACAACAATCTATTATGTGGCACGACATACCTATTGTCAAGATGAATTCCTGATACTTCGACTGTGCGTCCATTGTTTTGACGCTTATAAATTGGGTAACCATCTTCGTCTACT is from Arachis ipaensis cultivar K30076 chromosome B01, Araip1.1, whole genome shotgun sequence and encodes:
- the LOC107607906 gene encoding uncharacterized protein LOC107607906 produces the protein MGFEMLCVSYPDLFITFTCNPQWDEIQRYCVKHKVKPEDRPDMVCRLFKVKLDKMIKDFRYNKLFGVTKADIDKIIRAEIPDPNVDNAYYEAVKTFMFHGPCGISRPTSPCMDEGRCICHFPKKYNEVTTVDEDGYPIYKRQNNGRTVEVSGIHLDNRYVVPHNRLLLPKYRAHINVEWCNQSRSIKYLFKYVNKGSDRVTASFCANSTNEKSTKEVDEVKMFYDCRYISPCEAAWKIFSYDIHYKNPSMERLSFHFPDQQPVVFTDDESLLEVVAKATIKESMFLAWFIANKEYAIARELTYNEFPSKFVWKSSPRDWAPRKSHQVIGRMIFVPPSYGELYYLRLLLNIVKGPTNYADIRTYNDVIYSSFQDACYARDLLDDDKEYVDAIEEASHWGSGHYLRKLFVTLLWSNSMVRPEAVWEKTAMLLSNGILHDHRAMFGLYNLALSDEELKNLTLIEIEQILNSNRKSLRDYPTMPFPSGDTDHLRTRNKMIFDELNYDRITLEKQHTECLSNLLQSKERFMIRSSTLQKVNMDVYFFLYGHGGTGKTFLWKTLASALRSKGQIVLTVASSDIASLLLPRGQTAHSRFAIPLTPDEFSTCNIKQGSPLA
- the LOC107607914 gene encoding uncharacterized protein LOC107607914 produces the protein MSKFCFEALDKKMRDLMRFKYDQNRKLPFGGKTIVFSGDFRQILPVIPKRTRQNIVNACLNSSYLWQHCEILKLTVNMRLQCMTTDTPAEDLKQFAEWILQVGNGTSEGTCDGCNMINIPPELLITNYNDPIQAMIEAIYSDYIADIANESYLKSRAILVPTIHVVDEVNDYMTAMNNNQCRTYVSSNKSLSEGGNNEIEGIHTP